One window from the genome of Oryza glaberrima chromosome 3, OglaRS2, whole genome shotgun sequence encodes:
- the LOC127768141 gene encoding 40S ribosomal protein SA-like: MAAAAAGGGGGGAPRALSQREQDIQMMLAADVHLGTKNCDFQMERYVYKRRSDGIFIINLGKTWEKLQLAARVIVAIENPQDIIVQSARPYGQRAVLKFAQYTGAHAIAGRHTPGTFTNQLQTSFSEPRLLILTDPRTDHQPIKESALGNIPTIAFCDTDSPMRYVDIGIPANNKGKQSIGCLFWLLARMVLQMRGTILPGHKWDIMVDLFFYRDPEEAKEQEEEEAAVGPEYAAVAEYGAAPTDNWGDQQWGGEVQPPALPAAPTGEWGAAPAPVASEGWDAVAVPPAAAAAVAPPAAPGWEEGSAPAPTGW, encoded by the exons atggcggcggctgcggcaggcggcggcggcggcggcgccccgcggGCGCTCTCCCAGCGGGAGCAGGACATCCAGATGATGCTCGCGGCGGACGTCCACCTCGGCACCAAGAACTGCGACTTCCAGATGGAGCGCTACGTCTACAAGCGCCGATCCGACG GCATTTTCATCATTAACCTTGGCAAAACCTGGGAGAAGCTTCAGCTGGCTGCCAGAGTGATTGTTGCCATTGAGAACCCACAGGACATCATCGTGCAGTCTGCTAGGCCTTATGGTCAGAGGGCTGTCCTCAAGTTTGCACAGTACACCGGAGCTCATGCCATTGCTGGCAGGCACACTCCTGGTACATTTACCAACCAACTGCAAACCTCATTCAGTGAGCCACGTCTTCTCATCCTTACTGACCCCAGGACAGATCATCAG CCAATCAAGGAGTCTGCTCTTGGAAACATCCCCACTATTGCTTTCTGTGACACTGATTCTCCCATGCGCTATGTCGACATTGGTATTCCTGCCAACAACAAGGGGAAGCAGAGCATTGGTTGCCTCTTCTGGCTGCTTGCTAGGATGGTTCTTCAGATGCGTGGCACAATTCTCCCTGGGCACAAGTGGGATATCATG GTTGATCTTTTCTTTTATAGAGATCCAGAGGAAGCTAAGGagcaggaggaagaggaggctgcAGTAGGTCCTGAATATGCTGCAGTTGCTGAGTATGGTGCTGCTCCAACTGACAATTGGGGTGACCAGCAATGGGGTGGAGAGGTCCAGCCTCCTGCCCTCCCTGCTGCACCGACTGGGGAATGGGGTGCTGCTCCAG CTCCTGTGGCTTCAGAAGGGTGGGATGCGGTTGCTGTTCctcctgccgctgctgctgctgttgcacCTCCTGCCGCCCCTGGTTGGGAGGAAGGCAGTGCTCCGGCACCTACTGGCTGGTAG
- the LOC127765113 gene encoding uncharacterized protein LOC127765113 yields the protein MPPLTGPKSGDALFGSVERVNAELFTLTYGAIVRQLLTDLEEVEEVNKQLDQMGYNIGTRLVDEFLAKSNVSRCVDFKETADVIAKLGFKMFLGVTATVTNWDAEGTSCSFVLEDNPLVDFVELPDTCQGLQYCNVLSGVIRGALEMVSMKTEVTWVRDMLRGDDAYEMRVKLTKQVPEEYPYKDDD from the exons ATGCCGCCGCTCACGGGGCCCAAGTCCGGGGACGCCCTCTTCGGCAGCGTCGAGCGCGTC AACGCGGAGCTGTTCACGCTCACGTACGGGGCCATCGTCAGGCAGCTGCTCACGGATCTGGAGGAGGTCGAGGAGGTCAACAAGCAGCTTGATCAGAT GGGCTACAACATTGGAACTCGGTTGGTTGACGAGTTCTTGGCCAAATCAAATGTATCAAGGTGTGTTGACTTCAAGGAGACTGCCGATGTCATCGCAAAG CTTGGATTCAAAATGTTCTTGGGTGTGACTGCAACTGTCACCAATTGGGATGCTGAGGGTACAAGCTGCAGCTTTGTATTGGAGGACAATCCTCTTGTAGACTTTGTTGAACTTCCTGATACTTGCCAAGGTCTTCAGTACTGTAATGTGCTAAGTGGAGTTATTAGGGGTGCACTGGAAATG GTGTCCATGAAGACCGAGGTTACATGGGTCCGTGATATGCTTCGTGGGGATGATGCCTACGAGATGCGAGTGAAGCTTACCAAGCAAGTCCCAGAGGAATACCCCTACAAGGATGATGACTGA